From Anopheles coluzzii chromosome 3, AcolN3, whole genome shotgun sequence, the proteins below share one genomic window:
- the LOC120959182 gene encoding multidrug resistance-associated protein 1-like isoform X7: protein MTFEEFCGGPFWDDDLTWREEDPDLTFCFQRVILQWTPCFFLFVFSMYEVLRIVTSRYRDIPWNWFNITKMIFTFALMVMSWVDLGVVVQNLDEPEVFDVQILVAIFNALAYIMAMALYFFYRKYGIRSTGTMFIFWFLKAFFGIIQMRTEAMLHDVRGSGTGDFAEFQFVSYTIQYTFVCCVLLLELFPDKEPRYSEWAKLKNPNPELRSSFFSRLFYLYFDSYAWRGFRKPLTDDDMYDLNPEDTSRALVPPFDKYWYESVEKGRRKQIAADKKAGKTNLVYKPNAATNGSVLPAMVKAYGGPFWFAGMLQFAISGLQFASPYLMQEIMAVIALDGPFWKGMIITLGLFLTSLLIALFNGQYFHRTFLVGFRIRTGLISAIYRKALRISSFAKKDTTVGEIVNLMAVDAQRFFELTSYLHVLWSAPLIIALCIYLLYELLGPAVFAGLGVMVIMIPITGFIATRMRDLQVEQMKIKDERVKKMNEILGGIKVLKLYAWEPSFQDTVVTVRNEELDVLKSAAYYGAGTYFVWTMAPFLVTLASFAVYVMIDEENVLDPQTAFVALALFNILRFPLAMFPMMITFAMQAWVSIKRIDKFMNSEELDPNNVTHNKSENALEVKDGTFSWGDDAPTLKNINLALRRGKLSAVVGGVGTGKSSLISALLGEMEKMKGSVNTDGSIAYVPQQAWIQNATLRDNILFGRPFDQAKYDKVIECCALRPDLEMLPGGDTTEIGEKGINLSGGQKQRVALARAVYADSEVYLFDDPLSAVDAHVGKHIFEKVIGPSGMLVGRSRLLVTHGISFLPFVEEIFVMKDGEVSESGSYQELLDQKGAFAEFLTQHIQEMDDEDEDELKLIQEALKDGEAKKIVQRAMSTRSQRSGSSNGSVRKKRVSRAESRNSNKPRAVEQTVAQQSSATLIEKEESATGAVGYVVYIKYFKGIGLWLGFWSIFFSVINQGASIYANIWLTDWSEDPEAATDPSVRDMYLGVYGGLGGAQSIALLIASVTLALGCIKAARELHNNLLESSMRMPMSFFDTTPLGRIMNRFSKDVDVVDNILPQSIRAWLLMFFNVIGVFVVIGISTPIFLAVVPAFLVIYYLIQKFYIATSRQLKRLESVTRSPIYSHFGESITGQSTIRAYGQQDRFMNESEQRVDYNQLTSYPSIIANRWLAVRLELVGALVVFFAALFAMVARDTIGQATVGLSISYALQISATLSFLVRMTAEVETNIVAIERLEEYTVLPREAEWQLGHVDKAWPVEGKVEFKDYQIRYREGLDLVIRGISLNVRGGEKIGIVGRTGAGKSSLTLGLFRIVEAAGGQIIIDGLDISKMGLHQLRGRLTIIPQDPVLFSGTLRANVDPFKSYSDDLVWKALELSHLKTFVKGLAAGLDHEIAENGENLSVGQRQLICLARAVLRKTKVLILDEATAAVDLETDDLIQKTIRTEFADCTILTIAHRLNTILDSDRVLVLDKGLVAECDSPQNLLANRESIFYGMAKNAGIVS, encoded by the exons ATGACGTTCGAAGAGTTTTGTGGTGGTCCCTTTTGG GACGATGACCTCACGTGGCGAGAGGAGGATCCGGATCTGACCTTCTGCTTCCAGCGCGTCATCCTACAATGGACACCGTGCTTCTTTCTGTTCGTGTTCTCCATGTACGAGGTACTTCGGATCGTGACCAGCCGGTATCGAGACATACCGTGGAACTGGTTCAACATCACGAAGATGATCTTCACCTTCGCGCTGATGGTGATGTCATGGGTTGACCTCGGCGTGGTCGTCCAGAACCTGGACGAGCCGGAGGTGTTCGATGTACAGATACTGGTGGCAATCTTCAACGCACTCGCTTAT ATTATGGCAATGGCACTGTATTTCTTCTACCGCAAATACGGTATTCGCAGTACGGGCACCATGTTTATCTTCTGGTTCCTGAAGGCCTTCTTCGGCATCATCCAGATGCGCACGGAAGCGATGCTGCACGATGTGCGCGGCTCTGGCACGGGTGACTTTGCCGAATTCCAGTTCGTCAGCTACACGATCCAGTACACGTTCGTGTGCTGCGTGTTGCTACTGGAGCTGTTCCCCGACAAGGAACCGCGGTACAGTGAGTGGGCTAAGCTGAAGAACCCAAACCCCGAGCTACGGTCCAGCTTCTTCTCGCGGCTGTTCTACCTGTACTTCGATTCGTACGCGTGGCGTGGATTCCGCAAACCCCTCACCGACGATGACATGTACGATCTCAACCCGGAAGACACGTCGCGTGCGTTAGTGCCACCGTTCGACAAGTACTGGTACGAGAGTGTGGAGAAGGGACGTCGCAAACAGATCGCAGCCGATAAGAAGGCCGGAAAAACGAACCTGGTGTACAAACCGAACGCGGCAACGAATGGTTCGGTACTGCCAGCGATGGTGAAAGCGTACGGTGGTCCGTTCTGGTTCGCCGGTATGCTGCAGTTTGCCATCTCGGGGCTGCAGTTCGCATCGCCCTACTTGATGCAGGAGATTATGGCCGTGATTGCGCTGGATGGCCCGTTCTGGAAGGGTATGATTATTACGCTTGGACTGTTCCTAACCTCGCTGCTGATAGCGCTGTTCAACGGGCAGTACTTCCACCGTACCTTCCTCGTTGGGTTCCGCATTCGGACGGGGCTGATCAGTGCGATCTATCGCAAGGCGCTACGGATTTCTAGCTTCGCCAAGAAGGACACAACGGTTGGAGAGATCGTCAACTTGATGGCGGTCGATGCACAGCGCTTCTTTGAGTTGACATCGTATCTGCACGTGCTGTGGTCGGCTCCTTTAATTATTGCACTGTGCATTTATCTGCTGTACGAGCTGCTCGGTCCGGCAGTGTTTGCCGGGTTGGGTGTGATGGTGATTATGATCCCAATTACCGGTTTCATCGCAACGCGTATGCGTGATCTGCAAGTGGAGCAGATGAAGATCAAGGACGAGCGAGTGAAAAAGATGAACGAAATCCTTGGTGGCATTAAGGTGCTGAAGCTTTACGCTTGGGAGCCAAGCTTCCAGGATACGGTAGTGACGGTGCGTAACGAGGAGCTGGATGTGTTGAAGAGTGCCGCCTACTATGGAGCGGGTACTTACTTCGTGTGGACGATGGCACCGTTCCTGGTGACACTAGCCTCCTTCGCCGTGTACGTCATGATCGACGAGGAGAACGTGCTTGATCCTCAGACGGCATTTGTGGCGCTGGCACTGTTCAACATTCTACGATTCCCATTGGCGATGTTCCCGATGATGATTACGTTCGCTATGCAGGCGTGGGTATCGATCAAGCGTATCGACAAGTTCATGAACAGCGAGGAGCTCGATCCGAACAACGTTACGCACAACAAGAGTGAAAATGCGCTCGAGGTAAAGGATGGAACGTTCTCGTGGGGAGATGATGCACCGACGCTGAAGAACATTAATCTGGCGCTGCGTAGAGGAAAGCTGTCGGCTGTGGTTGGTGGTGTCGGTACGGGCAAGAGCTCACTGATTTCGGCTCTGTTGGGTGAGATGGAAAAGATGAAGGGATCGGTCAATACGGACGGGTCGATCGCGTACGTTCCTCAGCAGGCGTGGATCCAGAATGCAACGCTGCGTGATAATATCCTGTTCGGCCGACCGTTCGATCAGGCCAAGTACGATAAAGTGATTGAGTGTTGTGCATTGCGACCGGATTTGGAGATGCTGCCGGGGGGTGATACGACGGAGATCGGTGAGAAGGGTATTAATCTTTCTGGAGGACAGAAGCAGCGTGTAGCGTTGGCACGAGCAGTGTATGCTGACTCTGAAGTGTACCTGTTTGACGATCCGCTGAGTGCAGTAGATGCTCACGTAGGCAAGCACATCTTCGAGAAAGTGATCGGTCCGTCGGGAATGCTGGTTGGTAGATCGCGTCTTCTTGTAACGCACGGTATATCGTTCCTTCCCTTTGTGGAGGAAATATTCGTCATGAAGGATGGAGAGGTCTCCGAGAGTGGATCATACCA GGAACTTCTCGACCAGAAGGGCGCCTTCGCCGAATTCCTCACGCAGCACATTCAGGAGATGGACGACGAGGATGAGGATGAGTTGAAACTGATCCAGGAGGCACTTAAAGATGGTGAAGCGAAGAAGATTGTACAGCGCGCAATGTCCACACGCTCGCAGCGATCGGGCAGCAGCAATGGTAGTGTACGCAAGAAGCGTGTAAGCCGTGCTGAATCACGCAATAGCAATAAACCGCGAGCAGTGGAACAAACGGTCGCGCAACAGTCCTCTGCCACGCTGATCGAAAAGGAAGAGTCGGCAACAGGTGCCGTCGGTTACGTAGTGTACATTAAGTACTTCAAAGGCATTGGGCTGTGGCTTGGATTTTGGTCAATCTTCTTCAGCGTCATCAATCAGGGAGCATCGATCTACGCCAACATTTGGCTCACCGATTGGTCTGAAGATCCAGAAGCTGCAACAGATCCATCGGTACGTGATATGTACCTCGGTGTGTACGGTGGTCTGGGAGGAGCACAATCGATCGCACTGTTGATCGCTTCCGTAACGCTGGCACTGGGATGTATTAAGGCGGCTCGTGAACTGCACAACAATCTGCTGGAAAGCTCGATGCGAATGCCAATGTCATTCTTCGACACTACCCCACTTGGCCGTATAATGAACCGGTTCTCGAAGGATGTGGACGTGGTGGACAACATTCTTCCACAGTCTATCCGTGCCTGGTTGCTGATGTTCTTCAACGTgatcggtgtgtttgtggtgatcGGTATCTCTACGCCCATCTTCTTGGCAGTCGTTCCCGCCTTCCTGGTGATTTACTATCTGATCCAGAAGTTCTACATTGCCACCTCGCGACAGCTGAAGCGTTTGGAATCGGTGACACGTAGTCCGATCTATTCTCACTTTGGGGAGAGTATTACGGGTCAGAGCACTATTCGGGCCTATGGACAGCAGGATCGATTCATGAACGAATCGGAACAGCGTGTGGACTACAATCAGCTCACTTCCTACCCGAGTATCATTGCCAACCGTTGGCTCGCAGTGCGCCTTGAGTTGGTTGGAGCTCTGGTTGTGTTCTTTGCGGCCCTGTTCGCCATGGTTGCACGTGATACCATCGGGCAGGCAACGGTTGGACTGTCGATCAGTTACGCTCTGCAGATATCGGCCACGCTTAGTTTCCTCGTGCGTATGACGGCTGAAGTGGAGACGAACATTGTTGCTATTGAGCGATTGGAGGAGTACACGGTGCTTCCACGAGAGGCTGAGTGGCAACTGGGACATGTGGACAAGGCATGGCCAGTGGAAGGAAAAGTCGAGTTCAAGGACTATCAGATCCGGTACCGCGAGGGACTTGATCTGGTCATTCGAGGCATCTCGCTCAATGTTCGAGGAGGCGAGAAGATCGGTATCGTTGGTCGTACCGGAGCCGGAAAGTCCAGTCTTACACTTGGTCTCTTCAG aATTGTTGAAGCAGCCGGTGGACAAATCATCATCGACGGACTCGACATCTCCAAAATGGGACTGCACCAGTTGCGAGGACGACTGACTATCATCCCACAAGATCCGGTGCTGTTCTCCGGTACTCTCCGAGCCAACGTGGATCCTTTCAAGAGCTACAGCGATGATCTGGTATGGAAGGCTCTAGAGTTGTCCCATTTGAAGACGTTTGTGAAAGGGCTGGCAGCAGGATTAGATCATGAGATTGCAGAGAACGGAGAGAACCTCTCGGTCGGTCAAAGACAGCTGATCTGCTTGGCACGTGCTGTGCTACGCAAAACAAAGGTGTTGATTCTGGATGAGGCTACAGCGGCGGTGGATCTGGAAACGGATGACTTGATTCAG AAAACAATCCGTACGGAGTTCGCCGACTGTACGATCCTCACGATCGCACATCGTTTGAACACGATCCTCGACTCAGATCGCGTGCTGGTGCTCGACAAGGGACTGGTAGCGGAGTGTGACTCACCACAGAATCTGCTAGCGAACCGAGAGTCGATTTTCTATGGAATGGCGAAGAACGCTGGAATCGTTTCGTAG
- the LOC120959182 gene encoding multidrug resistance-associated protein 1-like isoform X6, with product MTFEEFCGGPFWDDDLTWREEDPDLTFCFQRVILQWTPCFFLFVFSMYEVLRIVTSRYRDIPWNWFNITKMIFTFALMVMSWVDLGVVVQNLDEPEVFDVQILVAIFNALAYIMAMALYFFYRKYGIRSTGTMFIFWFLKAFFGIIQMRTEAMLHDVRGSGTGDFAEFQFVSYTIQYTFVCCVLLLELFPDKEPRYSEWAKLKNPNPELRSSFFSRLFYLYFDSYAWRGFRKPLTDDDMYDLNPEDTSRALVPPFDKYWYESVEKGRRKQIAADKKAGKTNLVYKPNAATNGSVLPAMVKAYGGPFWFAGMLQFAISGLQFASPYLMQEIMAVIALDGPFWKGMIITLGLFLTSLLIALFNGQYFHRTFLVGFRIRTGLISAIYRKALRISSFAKKDTTVGEIVNLMAVDAQRFFELTSYLHVLWSAPLIIALCIYLLYELLGPAVFAGLGVMVIMIPITGFIATRMRDLQVEQMKIKDERVKKMNEILGGIKVLKLYAWEPSFQDTVVTVRNEELDVLKSAAYYGAGTYFVWTMAPFLVTLASFAVYVMIDEENVLDPQTAFVALALFNILRFPLAMFPMMITFAMQAWVSIKRIDKFMNSEELDPNNVTHNKSENALEVKDGTFSWGDDAPTLKNINLALRRGKLSAVVGGVGTGKSSLISALLGEMEKMKGSVNTDGSIAYVPQQAWIQNATLRDNILFGRPFDQAKYDKVIECCALRPDLEMLPGGDTTEIGEKGINLSGGQKQRVALARAVYADSEVYLFDDPLSAVDAHVGKHIFEKVIGPSGMLVGRSRLLVTHGISFLPFVEEIFVMKDGEVSESGSYQELLDQKGAFAEFLTQHIQEMDDEDEDELKLIQEALKDGEAKKIVQRAMSTRSQRSGSSNGSVRKKRVSRAESRNSNKPRAVEQTVAQQSSATLIEKEESATGAVGYVVYIKYFKGIGLWLGFWSIFFSVINQGASIYANIWLTDWSEDPEAATDPSVRDMYLGVYGGLGGAQSIALLIASVTLALGCIKAARELHNNLLESSMRMPMSFFDTTPLGRIMNRFSKDVDVVDNILPQSIRAWLLMFFNVIGVFVVIGISTPIFLAVVPAFLVIYYLIQKFYIATSRQLKRLESVTRSPIYSHFGESITGQSTIRAYGQQDRFMNESEQRVDYNQLTSYPSIIANRWLAVRLELVGALVVFFAALFAMVARDTIGQATVGLSISYALQISATLSFLVRMTAEVETNIVAIERLEEYTVLPREAEWQLGHVDKAWPVEGKVEFKDYQIRYREGLDLVIRGISLNVRGGEKIGIVGRTGAGKSSLTLGLFRIVEAAGGQIIIDGLDISKMGLHQLRGRLTIIPQDPVLFSGTLRANVDPFKSYSDDLVWKALELSHLKTFVKGLAAGLDHEIAENGENLSVGQRQLICLARAVLRKTKVLILDEATAAVDLETDDLIQKTIRTEFADCTILTIAHRLNTILDSDRVLVLDKGLVAECDSPQNLLANRESIFFGMAKNAGIVS from the exons ATGACGTTCGAAGAGTTTTGTGGTGGTCCCTTTTGG GACGATGACCTCACGTGGCGAGAGGAGGATCCGGATCTGACCTTCTGCTTCCAGCGCGTCATCCTACAATGGACACCGTGCTTCTTTCTGTTCGTGTTCTCCATGTACGAGGTACTTCGGATCGTGACCAGCCGGTATCGAGACATACCGTGGAACTGGTTCAACATCACGAAGATGATCTTCACCTTCGCGCTGATGGTGATGTCATGGGTTGACCTCGGCGTGGTCGTCCAGAACCTGGACGAGCCGGAGGTGTTCGATGTACAGATACTGGTGGCAATCTTCAACGCACTCGCTTAT ATTATGGCAATGGCACTGTATTTCTTCTACCGCAAATACGGTATTCGCAGTACGGGCACCATGTTTATCTTCTGGTTCCTGAAGGCCTTCTTCGGCATCATCCAGATGCGCACGGAAGCGATGCTGCACGATGTGCGCGGCTCTGGCACGGGTGACTTTGCCGAATTCCAGTTCGTCAGCTACACGATCCAGTACACGTTCGTGTGCTGCGTGTTGCTACTGGAGCTGTTCCCCGACAAGGAACCGCGGTACAGTGAGTGGGCTAAGCTGAAGAACCCAAACCCCGAGCTACGGTCCAGCTTCTTCTCGCGGCTGTTCTACCTGTACTTCGATTCGTACGCGTGGCGTGGATTCCGCAAACCCCTCACCGACGATGACATGTACGATCTCAACCCGGAAGACACGTCGCGTGCGTTAGTGCCACCGTTCGACAAGTACTGGTACGAGAGTGTGGAGAAGGGACGTCGCAAACAGATCGCAGCCGATAAGAAGGCCGGAAAAACGAACCTGGTGTACAAACCGAACGCGGCAACGAATGGTTCGGTACTGCCAGCGATGGTGAAAGCGTACGGTGGTCCGTTCTGGTTCGCCGGTATGCTGCAGTTTGCCATCTCGGGGCTGCAGTTCGCATCGCCCTACTTGATGCAGGAGATTATGGCCGTGATTGCGCTGGATGGCCCGTTCTGGAAGGGTATGATTATTACGCTTGGACTGTTCCTAACCTCGCTGCTGATAGCGCTGTTCAACGGGCAGTACTTCCACCGTACCTTCCTCGTTGGGTTCCGCATTCGGACGGGGCTGATCAGTGCGATCTATCGCAAGGCGCTACGGATTTCTAGCTTCGCCAAGAAGGACACAACGGTTGGAGAGATCGTCAACTTGATGGCGGTCGATGCACAGCGCTTCTTTGAGTTGACATCGTATCTGCACGTGCTGTGGTCGGCTCCTTTAATTATTGCACTGTGCATTTATCTGCTGTACGAGCTGCTCGGTCCGGCAGTGTTTGCCGGGTTGGGTGTGATGGTGATTATGATCCCAATTACCGGTTTCATCGCAACGCGTATGCGTGATCTGCAAGTGGAGCAGATGAAGATCAAGGACGAGCGAGTGAAAAAGATGAACGAAATCCTTGGTGGCATTAAGGTGCTGAAGCTTTACGCTTGGGAGCCAAGCTTCCAGGATACGGTAGTGACGGTGCGTAACGAGGAGCTGGATGTGTTGAAGAGTGCCGCCTACTATGGAGCGGGTACTTACTTCGTGTGGACGATGGCACCGTTCCTGGTGACACTAGCCTCCTTCGCCGTGTACGTCATGATCGACGAGGAGAACGTGCTTGATCCTCAGACGGCATTTGTGGCGCTGGCACTGTTCAACATTCTACGATTCCCATTGGCGATGTTCCCGATGATGATTACGTTCGCTATGCAGGCGTGGGTATCGATCAAGCGTATCGACAAGTTCATGAACAGCGAGGAGCTCGATCCGAACAACGTTACGCACAACAAGAGTGAAAATGCGCTCGAGGTAAAGGATGGAACGTTCTCGTGGGGAGATGATGCACCGACGCTGAAGAACATTAATCTGGCGCTGCGTAGAGGAAAGCTGTCGGCTGTGGTTGGTGGTGTCGGTACGGGCAAGAGCTCACTGATTTCGGCTCTGTTGGGTGAGATGGAAAAGATGAAGGGATCGGTCAATACGGACGGGTCGATCGCGTACGTTCCTCAGCAGGCGTGGATCCAGAATGCAACGCTGCGTGATAATATCCTGTTCGGCCGACCGTTCGATCAGGCCAAGTACGATAAAGTGATTGAGTGTTGTGCATTGCGACCGGATTTGGAGATGCTGCCGGGGGGTGATACGACGGAGATCGGTGAGAAGGGTATTAATCTTTCTGGAGGACAGAAGCAGCGTGTAGCGTTGGCACGAGCAGTGTATGCTGACTCTGAAGTGTACCTGTTTGACGATCCGCTGAGTGCAGTAGATGCTCACGTAGGCAAGCACATCTTCGAGAAAGTGATCGGTCCGTCGGGAATGCTGGTTGGTAGATCGCGTCTTCTTGTAACGCACGGTATATCGTTCCTTCCCTTTGTGGAGGAAATATTCGTCATGAAGGATGGAGAGGTCTCCGAGAGTGGATCATACCA GGAACTTCTCGACCAGAAGGGCGCCTTCGCCGAATTCCTCACGCAGCACATTCAGGAGATGGACGACGAGGATGAGGATGAGTTGAAACTGATCCAGGAGGCACTTAAAGATGGTGAAGCGAAGAAGATTGTACAGCGCGCAATGTCCACACGCTCGCAGCGATCGGGCAGCAGCAATGGTAGTGTACGCAAGAAGCGTGTAAGCCGTGCTGAATCACGCAATAGCAATAAACCGCGAGCAGTGGAACAAACGGTCGCGCAACAGTCCTCTGCCACGCTGATCGAAAAGGAAGAGTCGGCAACAGGTGCCGTCGGTTACGTAGTGTACATTAAGTACTTCAAAGGCATTGGGCTGTGGCTTGGATTTTGGTCAATCTTCTTCAGCGTCATCAATCAGGGAGCATCGATCTACGCCAACATTTGGCTCACCGATTGGTCTGAAGATCCAGAAGCTGCAACAGATCCATCGGTACGTGATATGTACCTCGGTGTGTACGGTGGTCTGGGAGGAGCACAATCGATCGCACTGTTGATCGCTTCCGTAACGCTGGCACTGGGATGTATTAAGGCGGCTCGTGAACTGCACAACAATCTGCTGGAAAGCTCGATGCGAATGCCAATGTCATTCTTCGACACTACCCCACTTGGCCGTATAATGAACCGGTTCTCGAAGGATGTGGACGTGGTGGACAACATTCTTCCACAGTCTATCCGTGCCTGGTTGCTGATGTTCTTCAACGTgatcggtgtgtttgtggtgatcGGTATCTCTACGCCCATCTTCTTGGCAGTCGTTCCCGCCTTCCTGGTGATTTACTATCTGATCCAGAAGTTCTACATTGCCACCTCGCGACAGCTGAAGCGTTTGGAATCGGTGACACGTAGTCCGATCTATTCTCACTTTGGGGAGAGTATTACGGGTCAGAGCACTATTCGGGCCTATGGACAGCAGGATCGATTCATGAACGAATCGGAACAGCGTGTGGACTACAATCAGCTCACTTCCTACCCGAGTATCATTGCCAACCGTTGGCTCGCAGTGCGCCTTGAGTTGGTTGGAGCTCTGGTTGTGTTCTTTGCGGCCCTGTTCGCCATGGTTGCACGTGATACCATCGGGCAGGCAACGGTTGGACTGTCGATCAGTTACGCTCTGCAGATATCGGCCACGCTTAGTTTCCTCGTGCGTATGACGGCTGAAGTGGAGACGAACATTGTTGCTATTGAGCGATTGGAGGAGTACACGGTGCTTCCACGAGAGGCTGAGTGGCAACTGGGACATGTGGACAAGGCATGGCCAGTGGAAGGAAAAGTCGAGTTCAAGGACTATCAGATCCGGTACCGCGAGGGACTTGATCTGGTCATTCGAGGCATCTCGCTCAATGTTCGAGGAGGCGAGAAGATCGGTATCGTTGGTCGTACCGGAGCCGGAAAGTCCAGTCTTACACTTGGTCTCTTCAG aATTGTTGAAGCAGCCGGTGGACAAATCATCATCGACGGACTCGACATCTCCAAAATGGGACTGCACCAGTTGCGAGGACGACTGACTATCATCCCACAAGATCCGGTGCTGTTCTCCGGTACTCTCCGAGCCAACGTGGATCCTTTCAAGAGCTACAGCGATGATCTGGTATGGAAGGCTCTAGAGTTGTCCCATTTGAAGACGTTTGTGAAAGGGCTGGCAGCAGGATTAGATCATGAGATTGCAGAGAACGGAGAGAACCTCTCGGTCGGTCAAAGACAGCTGATCTGCTTGGCACGTGCTGTGCTACGCAAAACAAAGGTGTTGATTCTGGATGAGGCTACAGCGGCGGTGGATCTGGAAACGGATGACTTGATTCAG AAAACAATCCGTACGGAGTTCGCCGACTGTACGATCCTCACGATCGCTCATCGTTTGAACACGATCCTCGACTCAGATCGCGTGCTGGTGCTCGACAAGGGACTGGTAGCGGAGTGTGACTCACCACAGAACCTGCTTGCGAACCGAGAATCGATCTTCTTCGGCATGGCAAAGAACGCCGGTATTGTAAGCTAG